agtgggaaaatgtgaggttttaaaaagctatacataagttaaaagctaaaatctGAGTTTATaagcaaggttttcagacccggtccgttcattgaaccgtaaaagggagaggttcaaggtttttgagatcGAACCGAGGTcaaaccgtgatgacgtcataattaatttaataattaattaaagcctaaatatagatattaaatttataaaactagcaaaattgactaatatatctatatatgtgagggaaatttaatgattttcaagcatatatttaataattaaataagaaaattaataaaataaaataataaccatgaaaatattaaaatttatgattaatttttgaagttaagttgaatatctttggaggattttaattataattttttatattccttgtaagagatggataatttaattaagtagaataaaattgtattaagttgtttttataaaataaaaaaaaaaaaattgctaagacGTTGGACTACACGGTTCTTGCCACCGGTTCATGCGGTCCAACCTTGGTTTTAGGGGTTCACGGAATTGTCACATATGCCTGattctttatgcttaaaaaaccgAATTTCATCCTGATTCTCGGTTTTCATGATCTGACCTTCCGGTCCGGTCCGGTTCGATTCTGAGAACTATGTTTATAAACTGATGTCAAACACAACCTTCTtgtgtagttttagtgacaagatttttttttaatcagtcAGTAACTTGTTAATTGCTATTTAACgggttgaaaaaaaatagattcaaacatgtttgatgctaaactttatcaaatatttaacagatataaaagcacattttataataaaaaataaaattgtgaaaaataaagttatatttcTATAACTATTAAACTAACTattttttaagagcatcattggattaattcaaatatttggaaAGGCCAACTCTTTTTTTGTAgaccaaattttgaaaacattaaaataattatatatattaaaaaaaaaattcaaaattttgggggccTACATAGTTCCACCCCAATTTGGGATACATATGATCTGCCTACAAATTGTTATTCACGCAAAAGAGTGAAGAGGTTTTAAACACAACATGTGATTGGGTGCTGCTCAGGCTCAGCAATGattgattttttgtgtaaatGTGTGGAACTTTTTCTTATAGACTTGAACctcggcatttttttttcccccttatttTGAGATAGAAATCAAACTttaacataatctaagtgtaaaTGTATGTAAAACTCTCTCCTAGAGACTTAAACTCTTACCCTTACCCCCCTCATGTCACAAAAACTtaacttatacttgtgaagtgagcCAAGTGACCAACTGACCATTATATATGCGGGGAATTTTCTGATCCCATTTGTTAATGTACAATGTACAGCATGCTATTGGACCCATGGCATGGGCGGTGGGCCGAATACTTAATTTTTCAATTAGCATTGGACATAATAGGGCAACTCTAAATGGACCTAAAtctgatacttttttttttggggtgctAAATCTGATACTTAGCTGTGATTACTTTATGTTAGAACTTCGATTTTGTATAAATCATTTCATGTTTTAACCTGATGCACTCTTGGTCCAAAAGATTACCTGAAGTGTCTGCTCATCAGGGAgaacataggaaaaaaaaagttataaatcgTAAATGATCTGCAGTTGCTCAGAGAAGTAATGACATAcaagtttttctttgattttccgGCAAAATAAATTGGTTTTAAACTTCAAGAATGGGGCCGTCAATCTAACCTGCCCACTGCACAATCAATACTATATACAAGATTAATACCTAGAGGATAGATTGAATTCTATACAATGAGGAtttcaaaaaagataaaaggtGTTTTTTATTCCTCATGCTGCAAGAACAAGGACTTTAATCGTTCCTTGGCTATTTGCAGTCAACATTGTTGGGCTATCACTCTTCCAACAAACAGCACTAATGAAGTATGATCCcatatcatcatcattatcatctaTTTCTGAAGAACCAAATCTATGCCACGCCATAGGTTTGGAGATAGCCTGCAAGTAACAATCAAAATTGAGTTACTTCAAGATTGAGTTCTTAACATATATGTTCTTTAGATGTATTGTTTCCTAACCTTGTGATAAACAAACACGTCATTTGTCTCACTGCCACAAGCTATGAATTCGCTATTAACTGTGAGACCCACAAAATTCTTCTCATTCATGTGGCCTCTATATGTGCGCGgctgtgaaaaaagaaaaaaatttgtaaactcGTAATTAGTTTGGACTATGGATATCACTGAGATAGAAAAacagggattttttttttccccgaGAGAAGTAGAAAGTGTCATGAACAGAGCCACATCAATTTAAATCTAACGCAGTCACAGCCCCATTAAAGCTACCATGAACAATTATGactaaaaaaacataatttccTATTTTCTGCAATACCCTACAAACTATTGCTGCTGCAACAACTAATTGTGTCTAGATTATCTCCAAATATTGTTAGTTTCAAGAGtcccaaaatttaatttgacaATGTGAATTATTAATGAAGCATTAATAAAGAGACTGAGATTATGAAATTAGATGAAAAAAACAAGAGTGCACATACTTGGAGCTCAAAATGGACATTTAAAACCTGAACAATAACTAATAGTGTCCTGAGAACTTACTGGCAAATTTTCCTGTACATCCCACACGCGCAATGTGCTATCGGTAGATGCAGAAGCAAGCTCATTGCTAGACAAGAATTTTACATATGAAACAGCTTTTTTATGCCCACTAAACACGTGCAGTGGCTGGCTGATATTTCTCAAGTCATAATAGTGAATGTGATGATCTGCAGAACCCACCTGCAAAACTCCCAAGTATTAGAGGTTATATTTGGATTTAATCCAGCTAGGTTGCCAACTCTGATCTATGAGTTCTACTGATTTGAATTTCAATCAAATGTGAGTCAGGAAGGCATTATAAAAAACCACTGTTCTTTCAACagttatttaaataaaagaaaaagaataaaaggtgAAATATTAGCATCAACAATTTGAAGAAATTTGTAtctagataaaaaaatataaaaaaaagaagcaagcagAAAAGTTTGAGGGAAACATACTGCCACATAAATGCTTGACCCAGGATTATACTTGACAGAACAAATATTCGCTTTCGTGTCGATGTTAAGAACACTTGCTTCTTGCTGTGTGCACCAAATTTTGACCTGTATAATACCATATTAAATGAATTCAAGCTGAGGCTACTTTTTAAGCATAACACCAAAATAAGcccacatcaatattttatgaGTTCAAAGAAATAATAATCCAACTTGAGAGCTGGGACTTCCAAATGGACATGGCTAAATGACTAATGTGAAAATGCAGCTAGCTCATCTTCTTATTAAGGACCCTAAAACGGATAATAGTGTTTGTGTATTAGTTTGCATGAAACAGAAGAAGACATTTTTCACAGGAACATAATTGGCTTGGCATACAGATTTGATGCATTTATCTTGCCACAATGATGTTAAAAGCGCACCTAAAGCTCAAAGCTTGAAGCCCCAGCGTTTGAGCACTTCgcttagcaaaaacaaaacctcATTTAATGAAGCATACTTTAGGCATGCTTTTTGGTGCATTTTGAAGAAGCACAAAGCACACTTAGGcgtgcttttttattttattgctaaaaaagatacgaatcattaaaattaattgcttGATCTTGAAAGAAATAACATGAACCAAAATTTACTATACAACCACCATTCTTAAGGTGGTGTATTAcattaatagttttttaaattatatgtcAAAGGACACAAACAAGATTAATTTACCATTCTTGTGCTTTTTGGTCTCCGATTTTTAGATGTATTTTGATTGAACCATATACATCATTTGATCATAACTATCATGGTTATATATTATAAAGCATAAgagaattatataaaatgttatgTTTAAACTTTCTACATCTAGATTATATTATTATCCATTGATAATTGTTTTCAATTAACTATATAAATAGTTgaagaattgaaataaaataagtaaaatttgaactttcaaacaTCATGCAATTGCACTTGCCTAATAGgtaatatatacaaattttgagtttgatattttttttttcctactataTGTTATGATTATTTCtattaaaagttattaaattttatatttgaaaaatgtgtATTTCACTTCAATCAGGAGCATATAAATAGACCATCTTGGCAATGTCATGGCCAAGCATTGGACTCTTTCCATGAAGATAATGCAAGTGGATTGACTAAATTCTAATCTAAAAAGAagttgtgaccataatttaggGGCTACATGGACTGAGAACATGTTGGAACAATTCAGTCCATCAGTATCAACACTGCTTCCCCCTACACGCCCCcaacccccccaaaaaaaaaaaaaaaaaatctgtctGAAACGTCCTTTGTCCTTGATTGAATAATAGGCTATTTGAACTCAAGAAACCTCCCAGACTTCCTTGAATATATTAATAATCTTTGATTCTGACAGTCCACACATTTAACATGGCACACCTATAACTCatcaattatcaaatttatatcTCTATTTCATCTATGCTACCTTGAATATGGCACACCTATAACTCATCAATTatcaaatctctctctttatctaaAACACATATTACTATACAGCTCACCAAGTAGCACAATATACTCCAAATTATCCATTTCGAAGTACCTTGCAGTCATCACTGCCTGAGACAAGCATTGAGGGATCAGTGCGTGAAAAATCAACACTCCAAGCTCGCTTTTCATGCTCCTCATACTCCATCACACTCTGGAAGGAAAATATTCATGTTAAAGAAAAGGTCTACAACTAGAAGCTTGGAATGATGACCCAAATTATATGATGCATGTACACAGATCAAGTTGTAGGAGCATTTTATTTGTTGGGATAACTGAGATCATATGTTACATAGTGACTAAATGAGAAAAGGAGAAGCATTACTACCTGTCGAGTGGTTACGTCCCAAACAGTCACTATCCCATCATAATCACTACTAGCAATATGGTTTTTAGTGTACTTATTCCAGCTCAAGCAACTCAGCTTGGATCGCGTGGGCATCTCTACAATAGGGCAGTGGACATCTGCTGGTTCATTCACCACCTAGAAGCGATCACAAAGGCAATAGTAAAtcaaccaaataaatataaaaatacaatttgtGCAAATTAAggaatttttttgggggtgtaAACAGCAGCTCACAGTGCCTATTTGAAGAAGCCTAAATCAAGAATGTTAAGCTTAAGTAGTTGGATAGTCACAACAGTAATAAATGCTGAATATTCCCAAGATGAATGGGagtgatttttttatcaatcatattagaaaaataaatgatctaccaagaaaagataaataaacaaaatactgCTGTATCCATTTCATATTAAAATGTATGTTTTTATATTGGTAAAACCCACCTCACCCTTCACcttgcattacaaggagaggaGGTGCCACTTATGATAATTAAGGAGCTTGTTTTTGAGGTGTACTCATCAGCTCAAAGTGCCTAACTCCCTATTTGAAGAAGCCTAAATCAAGAGTGTTAAGCTTAAGCAATTAGATGATCGCAACAgtaatcaataattaatattcCCAAGATGAATGGTAGTGACTATTTGATCAAtccaaatagaaaaataaatgatcTCCCCAGCAAGATAAATAAACAACATACTGCTGTAtcaatttacataattttttttattgctaaaacccacaacctcacccttcaCCTTGCTTTACAAGGAGAGGAgatgccatttgagctagagctcaatGACTTTATAGAACATAAGAAAGCAACAAAAACATGATAGTAGAAAGTTGAGATCAACTAGGCCAATGTATTTAAGaatgttaataaaaatatgtaaaagaaATGGCATGCAAGACTGTTTTCCATATTCCTTCCTAGAGAGCTGTCTGAAAGAAACAACAGACCTAAATGGCATGGAAGACTGTTTTCCATATTACTTCCTAGAGTGCTGTTTGAAAGAAACAACAGACCTATCATACACACCCAAAATAAAATGTACAACACTTACTGAGGAAAACTCAAAAACCTTGATGCGCCTTGAAACACCAGCTGTAGCAAACAACTCATCATCACGATCAAATTCTATACTGCAACAAATATGGTGGGGATttgaaattcaataattaaaagtGTTAAGAGACGCTAAATAACAAGAACTTGGTTGCATTGCATTGACAGCTAGAAATTCCAGAACTCAGTTTGCTTGTTTTGTAgtttttgcatgatttggtagGTCATTTAAATTTCCATTTACAAATGACTATGGCCATGAAAACTTCATGTTTAAATACGTCaaagtaatataaatataattaatggttaTAGTTTACAAACctctgatgataaagaagaatCACTCTGAGCAGATTTTCTGACCCTAGGGTTTGAATGAAAGTGTACAATATGTAAGGCATTCAACTTACCTTGACACAATATTGGCAGCATGAAAAAGGTCACCATGCCTAAGTTCAGCAATGACCCTTAATCGACTATATCAAGCAACAAACAAGTGATATAagcaactaaagaaaataatgttTCCCAACAAGGAAATgaatacaaaaactaaaatcaatgCCACAAAATGTTGGTACCTGTATCGTGTAAAGGTGGACAGCACAGACTGAAAATCATCAAGAGAAGGATTATAACCTTCTCTACTTAAGGTATTTGGGTCCCTTTCTTCCTGCTTGTCTGATTGTCTGTTCCAAATTCGCCGCTTTTGCAAATAACACTCTTGTAGCTCATTGAACTGTTGCAAGAGAGGGTAGAAAGAGTAAATTACATGCATAAAATTAAATCTAAACCATCATAGTAATATTGAAGTCACTAGGCCATTCATCTAAAGTACAGatcaatttacacaatttctcaAGGCAACATCCGCCAACTTCTAAGCAGTCTTAGTCTCAATAGTAGTTATTCAAGAAGCATAAGTACGGGTATGATACGATACGGGATATGGTGATATATCAATTTGTGAAATATTAGGATATGATATGGTGGGAATACATGTATTAACtagttattaaattttatttttatttttatatattgctaagtgtttatttttaataaattgttaaGAATGTATCAATTTAAGAATAATAACGGATAATAAAGTGAATCCATGGCCATTAAATGAtgtttagtgtgcgtttggcatggcttaaaaagccaactttttttttttttactatttagcttatttttgttactattcatggatcccattgcacttttttgtactattcatgagtcccactGTACTATGTTAGCtactttttagctttatttacagtacttttagcaaaaagttttcagtttcagctataaTGGTTGTTCCCAAACAGACACTTAGAATGCAAACCATGATCCAAAAGAGTAAAgagtaaataaaagataactaAATAAGTGTTCAACATTGAaactaatatataaaaaataaaaatcctcaTAAGTTTGGGTATCTATCACTATCCATATTCAGGCCGTATCCTGGACGTatcaacacttaaaaaaaaaaataaactaaaaaagtaaaaatgctGGGACACATGCAAAGATATCCCAAAAGTATTGGGTACAGATATGGGTACTTGAGCAAAATGGAGTATCCATGCATCCTATTCTTAGAAGGTATAATTAGGGTGTTTAACCAACAGAATGTATCAATAAAGCAGCTTAAGGGACTTCCCCTCCAAAAGAACAGAAAGCCTACATCTAGCATCAAAATTCAAtagaatataataaattaataatccaAATCTTGTCTAATGGACCACAGCCACTACACTGTCAGACAGTGGCGGCTCCAAGAATATTTTCTAACAGGTTATTCAAATTTGTGTTGAGGAGGTTGACAATGacctttttgtaaataatattttcttatttcatcttgatcattaggatgataagataaaatattttctcgTAACACATGATCCGGAGGAAGATTTTTTAAGCCAACACAAGTTTTCTTAAGAAATGAATCTTAGATAGGAGATAAATCTTGTGGTACGAGTGATTTCCTTATCTAAATATTATCCATAGTATTAGTAAGAGAAAATAggataaattataagttcattGATCATATTGTTTCTTAGTATaatgatattaattatttttggaaaccaaaattaattattacttagaatactataatttattatttattaatttttgtttttattcttttcatttcttttatttaacaat
This genomic stretch from Quercus lobata isolate SW786 chromosome 3, ValleyOak3.0 Primary Assembly, whole genome shotgun sequence harbors:
- the LOC115980110 gene encoding E3 ubiquitin-protein ligase COP1-like, whose protein sequence is MEETSTSMGALVPSVKAETSLDPTAEPPPPPPEQQQAQPPPDPPPEPSAEVAAEIVVGGGDEVDKEMLCPICMQIIRDAFLTACGHSFCYMCIVTHLNNKSDCPCCSHFLTSNHIFPNFLLDKLLKKNSSRQKAKSASPFEHLRQGLQQGCKVSIKELDGLLSLLAEKKRKMEQEEAETNMQILLDFLHSLRKQKLEELNEIQADLQFIKQDVNAVERFRTKLYRAKERFSVKPWMLNEETIAERAQDLFTEKQGSGSNCSAYSLQGQMGSQDKIADAKVQLSSQSLQRKDVYSGLDLQSVSPSAPAVARKRRFHLQFNELQECYLQKRRIWNRQSDKQEERDPNTLSREGYNPSLDDFQSVLSTFTRYSRLRVIAELRHGDLFHAANIVSSIEFDRDDELFATAGVSRRIKVFEFSSVVNEPADVHCPIVEMPTRSKLSCLSWNKYTKNHIASSDYDGIVTVWDVTTRQSVMEYEEHEKRAWSVDFSRTDPSMLVSGSDDCKVKIWCTQQEASVLNIDTKANICSVKYNPGSSIYVAVGSADHHIHYYDLRNISQPLHVFSGHKKAVSYVKFLSSNELASASTDSTLRVWDVQENLPPRTYRGHMNEKNFVGLTVNSEFIACGSETNDVFVYHKAISKPMAWHRFGSSEIDDNDDDMGSYFISAVCWKSDSPTMLTANSQGTIKVLVLAA